ATATACCCCTTACCTCCTGCAAATTTTTCAAGTTCTGGAGTAAGTTCTTTAAAACTTTTAACCATATCCAACATATCAAACACCTTCTTCCTTTATGGATTAACTATTTTAAAAATATTATTTATAAAAACAATTTTCAAGCATCTTTTTATATATATCCATTTCGGCAATGGCTTTTTCATAATTGATTTGTCTTGAAGGTGATAACCTGGCATCCTCCAGCACCCTGGCATTAAATCCCTGAAAAGTCCACATAACTACATTTATTGCTCTCTTTACATCTACATTTTCTCTAAATTTAGAAACATCAATGTTTTCAAATACTTTGGAAGAAGCACTATTCATAGCTTCTTTGTTCCTAACCTCCAAGTCATTTTTCACATCACTTGATTCTTCCACATTTGCAACCTCTATAAACTTAAGTATTTCTGGATATTTATTTAATAGTTCTAACTTAATCAGTTGAATTTGTCTCAATTTAACAAAAAAATCCTTTTCATCTAAATTAATTTTTTTATAAAATTCCTTCATACTAAGTTCTATACAGTAATCATATAAAAATAAAAATAACTGCTTTTTATTTTTGAAATAGTGAAATAACAGCCCTTTTGATATATCAGCATCTTGAACAATCTGGTTTGTAGACGCATTTTTATAGCCCTTTTGTGCAAATTCCTTTAGTGCTGCATTTAAAATACGCTGCTGTTTTTCCTCACTTAAGCTCAAAAATTTTGAAAAAATAATATCACCTTCTTCCAAATGAATTAAAATAAATTGACCACACCAGTCAATAATGAAATTATATCATTATTGACTGGTGTGGTCAATATCTGTTATTCCCAATTTTCCCATACTTCAGAATCATATCCAACAGTAGCCTGTTTGCCGTTGCGAACTATAGGAGTTTCATATAATCTAGGATTATTTAAGAGCATTTCTTCTCTTACACTGCTGCTTCTTATCTTGTCCATATTTAGTGTCTTGTATTCTTTCGCCTTCACATTGATTAAGTTATTTAAACCTACAGAAGCTTTAACACTTTCAAGTTCCCCCTTGCTGAGTCCTTTTTGGTTTAAATCTATAAATTGATACTTTATTTTTCTCTCTTTAAAATACCTTTCTGCCTTCTTGGTATCAAAGCATTTTTTAGTACCAAATATTTGAATGTTCATAGCTCCCTCCTATTATTCATTTCTCAGTGAATCCACAGGATTCAGTTTAGAAGCTCTCCTAGCTGGAACCATACCTGCAGCTACAGATACCAGTATAGTAAATAACAATGTAAATACGAAAACTGAAATATTTGCATCTATTATTTTCATGCCGGGCTGTATGCCCCCTATATTATACATTACCACAACTTTATTTATAACAATACCTAATACAAGAGCTGTTATACCTCCAAAAAGACCCCCTATAAATCCCAGGCTTCCAGCTTGAACTGTAAACATTCTGCTTATATTCTTTCTTGATGCACCCTCTGCCTTCATTATACCTATGGATTTGGTTTTTTCATATACTGCCATGGTCATGGTATTTATTACCCCTATGGATGCCACCAGAAGCACTATTATACCTGCGGCAGTTAAAAGTGCCTTTATTATAGTCATCATGGTTTTTAAGGTTTTAGTGCTTTCAACTTGTGAATTTGTAACATATCCCATTTTCTTAATACTGCTGTCCACACCTTCTACACCCTCTGCGGTATTTACCTCCACACTTATATTGTTATATCCCTTTTCCTCCATGTAATTTTCTTCCTCTGTATAATATTGTTGAATTTTTGCCGCTGTTTTACTGGAAGCTGTTATTACATTTTTTCCATTATCATAATTTTTATTTACCACCCCTGAAACTTTTGCATTTATTATAAGGGGATCTTTCTCAGGAAGTCCTGGAATAGACGGCAGATAAACTCTCATTTCTATATCTTTTCCAATAATGCTTTTATAGTCCTTTATACCAGCTTTATCCGCAAGTCCCTGACCTAAGAGTACAGAATCTTCATCTCCCTGTTTTATAATCTTCCCTGCAATAATGGGATTATATCCATATTTTTTGCTCTTCTTTTTATCTGACTTTATTTCATTTTGCTGTGAGTTTAAAAATATGGGAAGTTCCAGATTGCTTCCTTTAACATTTACCTCGGAAATTTCTTTTCCATTTATAAAAGCCCCCTGTATCTGGGTGTCAATAGATGCACTGACTTCCTCTACATTCTTCATACTCTTAAATTTATCAAGTACAGCATTGTCTATCTTTTTAAATTCACTTTTATTTTCCTGTGAATTTTTACTGCTGTTTTGTTCAGGTTTTACTTGAATTATTCTCATGGTATCCATCTGTTTTATTTGATCCAGGGCTATTTTTTGGATTCCCTGTCCAAAGCCTGCCATTAAAACCACCAGCATTGCCCCTATAGCTATGCCAAAGGATGTAAGTACAGTACGGATTTTTCTCCTGCCAAGATCTGAAAATGCCATTTTTAAACAATCTGAAAATTTCATGTAAATCTCCTCCTTATGAATTTAAAGCATCTACAGGATTCATCTTTGAAGCTTTTCTGGACGGATAAATCCCTGATATTATGGAAATGGCAATTGAAAAGGCCAAAGTAGCCAGTGGAAGCCAAAGAGGCATATTCAAATTAACAGATTGTGTTATATCCCTGCTTTTCATATACATGTTCAAGGCAAACTGAATTATGCCTAAATTTATACTGCTAAATACAATTCCCATTATACCCCCTATAAACCCTATTACTCCTGACTGGGTGATAAATATGTTGTGGATATTATTTCTATTTGCTCCTAATGACTTCATTATACCTATAAATCTAGTTCTCTCATATATAACCATAGTCATGGTATTTACAATACCCACACTGGCAACAAACAACACTATTAATCCAAGGAGGGCAAGTATTACTTTTATTACCTTAAACGAATTCTGTATTTTTTCTATCATATCCTGATAGCTGACGTATAAATACCCCATTTTTTTTATTGAATTTGTTATATCAGAAACATTTTTCGAATCCTTTGTATATACAATTACACTGTCATATCCCAAATTTTCTATGTAATCCTTCTGAAGCGAAGTATAACTGCTGATTTCTGAAGCAATATCCAGTGATGATATTATTTTTTCATCCTCATGGAACTTATCTCCTATTATCCCAACTATTTTTGCTTTAATCTGAAAAGGCTGCAGAGTAATATTGGAATTATTGGTTCTAGACTGTGTAATCAGTGCATCCTTTCCCAGAACTTCATTGTAATTTTTTATGCCCATGGAGTCCAGATATTTTTTGCTTACAAGTAATGCTTCCTTATCTGATTTTACTAAATTTCTCCCTGCAATTATAGGTTTTAAGCTGCTATCTTTATTTTTATCTCTAACAGATGCAATTTTTTCATCTGTAAAATAATTATCGTTATTGTAAAGTGCCGTTATTTTAGTTCCTTGATTATCTTCCTTATTTTCTATCTTTATATTTTCTGCAGATGTATTTACAAATGCCTGTACATTTTCTACATTCTTTATATCTTTAAACTTCTCAACGGTATCTCCACCAATCTTTTTGAACATATCATTCATGTCAATATCACCAGAGTCTGTTTCATACATATCATAATATTTAAAGTTCATTACCTGAATTTGCTTTAACTGTGAAACATCCACCTCTTTTAAAATTAAATTCTCACCTGAGGTTCCAATACTCACAAGAGTCACTATCAGCATAGTTCCAATGGCAACTGCCAGAGAAGTGAGAAAGGTTCTTCCTTTTCTGCTCCCAAGGCCATTTAAAGCCACTTTTAATATGTCTTTAAATTTCATCCTGTTCTACCTCCTGCACTTTACCATCTTTTATATTTATAATTCTCCTTGCCCTTTTTGCCTCTTCCATGTTATGGGTAACCATAATAACTGTATACCCTCTCTCATTCAAATCACTTAAAAGATTCATTATAAGTTGTCCATTTTTTGAATCCAAATTTCCTGTGGGCTCATCTGCAAAAATTATTCTAGGTTCATTTACAAGAGCTCTTGCTATACTCACCCTCTGACGCTGTCCTCCCGAAAGCTCTGTGGGCTTATTTTTTATCTTATCTTTAAGTCCCACCATTTCAAGGGCCTTTTCTGCCTTTACTTTCCTCTTTCTTTTATCAATACCAGAAAATATCAAAGGCATCATCACATTTTCAAGGGCAGTTTGTGTATTCTCAAGATTAAAGGATTGAAATACAAAGCCCACAGACTTATTTCTATACTTTGACATATCCTTATCCTTAAGCTTGCTTATATCCTTTCCGTCTATAAAAATACTTCCTGATGTAGGTGTATCAAGCCCTCCCACAAGATGCATCAAAGTAGATTTACCTGAACCTGAAGGTCCTACTATAGCTGCAAATTCGCCTTCTTTAATAGTTAAATTTACATTATCCAGTGCAATTACCTTTTCCTTACCCATATTATAAATCTTTGAGACATTTTTTATTTCTATCATATAATTTTCCTCCATTTTCAAGATAATACTATTCAGATATTCTTCTAGTGTATTATAACTATAGTACACTAGAAGAATATCTGTTGTCAATATAACTTTATAATGAGGATGTAATTAGCCAAATCCTCCAAGTTTTTCAAGATGGGGAATACACATCTTATTTTTCAGGGTATGATATTTTTTTCAATTTCCCATCTCTTAAAATATAGATTCTCTATTTCTTTTCTACTGAATTCAGTTAGAAATTGGTTACCAAATCAACTAAAAAATATCTCCAGCAATTAGAAAAAGATATTAACAAGGATCTAATAACTCATGGAAAAAATATTCACTTGATTTTTTGAGGCTATGTAGGGTTAAAGCTTCTGCTACATCTGACCGTCACAATTAAGTGACATCCTCTCACAAACAGGAAAAAGCCGCTTTGATACAATGGAAACCTCCTATCCCAAAGCCACCGCTGCCGTTAAGGGGAAAAAAGGACGCACTAATCACGCCCTCCGCACACTCTTTTTTCGATCAAGTGATTCTTAGGTTCAGGTGGAGTTTGCTTTAAGAACTGCTTATCTCCATCTGAACCTTATTAACAGTATTCTTAGTGTCTTTAGCACTTAGAATACGTATCCTTTAGGGGAAGAACTTATCCAGGCGCATAGCAGTGCTTATCTCCCACTTTGAAGAAGATGGGAGTATTAGCAATGGTAGCGTTCGGATAAAGAAAAGCAGCGGCTTTGATTTTCGTTATCAAAACCACCGCTTGGCTACCGCTGTTCTATTGAGAACTATAGACTATTAGTCGTCGTAACCGAGGTTTTTTTTTATTTTTCAATGGTAGAAGCTTTTTTGGTGTCGGGTAAAAACTTTTCTATTCCGTTCCCACCTTTAGCGCCTCACTCATAGAAACCGCATTGACTTTTTTCCTGCACAACAGCTTCGACAATTCATAGGAGACCATTACGACGACAAATCCTACTACAATGTAAAGAGGATCAATCATCAAGGGCATTGAAAAAGTAATGCTGTTTTCCAATGCTTTCATCAGCCCTCCCATTGCCGCAAAACTGAGCGGGATTCCAATGAGATACCCGAGTATCACGACAGTTGTTGAGCTATTCAGGATTAGAGAATTCACTTCCTTTTTCCGGTATCCGAAAATCTTCATCAGTGAAATCGTGTTCTTATTTTCTTCAATAATCATGGAAGTAACAACATAGATGATAAGCACTCCAATGAGAAACGCCACCGCTGAAACGAAAAAGATCAGCGACACCACGGGCGCCATGGATTCTCTTACCGCAGCAGCCTTCTCTTCCATGGACACTACGTTGTACGGCTGGTTTTCTGGAATATCCAGTAGCTTGTTACTGCCAAGCCCCGTGTAGCTTTCTTCCGGCATCCCGAATTTCTCATTATACTCGGCAAGCGGCATAAAGATAAACCTGTTATAGGAATCCGCGATACTGTCGATTTTCAACGAAAATTCCTGATAGTCCGCTTTGCGGACGATGGTAATCGTGTCTCCCGGCTTTGCCTTTAGCCGATCAGCAAGTGGCCTCGTTATAATAACCTGATTCATACTCAGTCTGTTGCCGGATTCATCCATAAGCGTATACATTGCGGAATCCGGCATAACACCAGTGACATAAAAATCTCTGTTATCATCACCCATTGGCAGAAATTTCGATGCAGAGAAAGGTTCGGAGCCCGCAGGCGGCCGCCCATTTTGCAGGTTATAGAAGACATACTCGTACTGGAAATTGTATGAGCCTTCCACATTACTTGTCAGGAGATAATCCATACCACTTTTCAGGAAAAAGCCATAGAGCAGAAGCAGTGTGGCCACTACGCAGCCGCCGAGCAGCAAGGCAAGCCGGGACAGACTGCGGAGTTGTTCCCGAATCTTGAATTTCAAAGTAAATTTAAGTTTTTCAAGATGAAACCTGCGCTCCAGAAAATTTACCTTACTCTTTTTCCTATTCCCCTTCATCAGCTCGGCGGGCGAATATTTCAGCTCTTTATGGATCACAAGGAAGCCGCTCAATCCAAGGAATAAAACGGGGAGGAGAAGGCTCGTGATGATCACAACCGGATTATAATTAATTCTGGTCAACGGTATGTCGAAGTAACCGAGCAGAAACAGCAAAAAGGCACGCACGGTAAACAACCCAATGATGGTTCCAATGACACCTCCGATTGCGGCGATAACAAGCGGGAATTTCAAATAATAGTGATAAAGTTCCTTCCTTTTATATCCTAACGCATACAATGCGCCTGCGATTACCGATTCGCGCTTGATCATCCGCCCAATGATGTTGCCAAGTAAAACAGCAGTCAACAATAGAACCGCGATAGGTACAACCTTGCTCATAAAATTTATGGAATCATTTTTCATTGTGGCAGAGTTGACCCGGCTATTTCCGCTGGTATCCGTCCATTGCCCGATGCCTATACCCCGGCTTTTCAGCATCTCTATGAATTTTGCCGACTGGGCACGCGGGCTTTCTTTCGGATGATTGAATTTCACCGCGTAGAAACTGCTTCCTTTGCCGAGCGCAGCAAAGTCCTCGCGGCTTACGACTGCAATACCAAAGTTCTGCGGCGAATATACGAGGTCCGTTTCTGATTTCAGCGGATAAATATAATTCGGCAGTGCCATAAAACCAGCAACCGTAAACTGCTTATCCATTATGGTCAGCACATCACCGATTTTATAATTTTGGGCGGCGGCAAAAGCCGGGTTGAGCAGGATTTCTCCGCTTCCGTTTAGTTCATTGCCTTCGATGATGACCGGAATATTGATTTTATCATTTTTAGTGAAAACGCGCAGCGTGATCCCTTCTAAAAGCACATAATCGATGCTTTTGCCTTCCTCAATGACCGCGTCTCCCGCCAGTTCAAGCTCGGGTAAACTATCTATGCTTTTGTCAGTTATAAAAGAAGCGTCTTCCTGCACATATCCTTTTTCAAATTCATTCGTTAGCCGTTTTAGGTTGCTACCTACTAAAACCATACCCGTAAACAGCACGCAACTTAAAAGAATCAGTAAAACGGAGCCGATATATTGCGCCTTGTTCTCGAAGAAAACACGTTTGATTCTCTTATTGATGACCATTACCATTCAATCCTTTCCGCTGGAACAATTTGCTCATTCGCCAATTCTTCCACGATTTCACCGCTCCTGAGTTTGAACACCTGGTTCGACATACCGGCAATGGCGACGTTGTGGGTGATCATCAAAATGGTGGTTCCATATTTCTTGTTCACCTCTTGCAGGAGTTTCAAAATGCTGCGAGACGTCTGAAAATCCAGCGCTCCGGTTGGTTCATCACAAAGCAGCAGCTTCGGATTTTTGACAATCGCCCTTGCAATGGATACCCGCTGCTGTTCACCACCGGAAAGCTCCCGGGGGAAGCGGTGCTTTTTATCCTGCATACCGACTGCTGCTAAAACTTCGTCAGTATCGAGAGGTGATTTACTTATATTGGATACCACTTCAATGTTCTCCCCAACTGTAAGATTGGGAATCAAATTATAAAACTGGAAGACGAAACCAACGTCCCGGCGCCGATAATCGGTTAACCCATCATCATTCAGATTGTTGATCTCAACACCGTCAACGAAAACCCGTCCACTGTCCCCGCGATCGATACCCCCGAGGATATTCATCAGTGTGGATTTTCCAGAACCGGAAGGCCCGAGGATGACGCCGATTTCTCCCTTATCGAGCTTCATCCCGATTCCTTTTAAGACTTCGGTCTTCACCACACCCGTCGTGTAGCTTTTCTTTATGTTTTCAACATCAATGAACATATCATCTTCCTCCTTTTATCGATATAAGATTTTGCAAAGAATCTGCAGATACTCGTCAAGCTCTCTTAGCATTTCCTCAGAATGCGCCTTGTAGGCGTCAACATCGTCGCCATACCGGAACAAGCTGTCGATGTAGCCATGCATCGTCCACATAATGATGTTTTGTGCCTTTTCACTGTCAATATCATCCTTGAACAGCATATTGTCATGATTGGATCTTTGGCGGACCAACTGCACCGCAATAAAGGGCGACGATTGCGGCAAATCTCCCGGAAGCCCTTCCGGAAAAACATCCTTTACTGCTGAGTCAGAGTAGGTTTTCACCAGAAACCCAAACATAAGCGGGTAACGAAAGAACATCTCTAGTTTCTGTTTTGACACAATCCTGATATTTTCAAGAAAGTCACTGCTTTCTAAAATAACCTTTCTATACTCCATAATAATAATGTCCAGTGAATACTTAATGAGAAACAGGAAAAGCCCCCTTTTAGAGCCAAAATAATGAAATATTAATCCCTTAGATATACCTGCCTTCTTGGCTATTTCATCTAAATTTGCCAGATGGTATCCTTTATTGAATTCCCTAAATGCTTCTGCGATAACCCGTTCACGTTTTTCTTCTTCCATAGTCATAATTTTATGGTCTTTGATTTTATATTCACATATAAATTCGGCATCGTCTTTCTTCCTCGCCATTAATATAACCTCCAACCTCATATTCTATTGACTTAAAAGTCAATATATCTATTTCAGTATAGCATCCGTTGACTCTGAAGTCAATAACGCATACAAAAGTTTGCATGCCATAGGGTTAGGGCATCATAGTGCTGTGAGAGCATGGACTCTATAACCTGCATTCGCCTTCACAAAACGGTAAGCAGGGCAACTGGTGGCCACAGTTGCCCATTTTCTGATTGAATATTATCTAATAATTATTCGTTCTACTCAAAAGTCAATAATTCTGATATAATATTTACAATAGATAATTATGATTATAATGCGTGTAGGTGTGGCAAATTTATATGTTGTGAGGAGTTTGAGTTGATGGATGATTCCACGAAGATAGATATGGAGGAAGCACTCCGAGCCATAGCTTCAATGATTGAGCGGAGTGAGAAAGCACAAGAAAAATTTGCACAAGGTACTTCCCAGTACACGTTGCAAAGGAACAGGATCAAAGCGCTTTATGTAGCCTCGTCATTAATAATAAATGAATTAGCAGAGAATGATGTAACAGATAAATTTACGAAAGAAGACTTGGAAAAAGCGCTTGCACCAATAGCTTCACTGATTAGCAAGAGTGAGAAAGCCCAGAAAAAATTAGACCAAGGCACCTGGCAGCATACGATGCTCAGGGATAATCTCAAAGCACTATATATAGCTTCACCATTGTTAACAAAGGCATCGAGCGAAATAAATGCCAGAAAAGAGCAGACAGAATAATATATCCGTGGTATAAGTATAATTCTCAGATAATTAATTGACGCTTTATTCAGATAAAATTTCGTCAATTAATCCATAATCTTTTGCTTGTTCAGCTGTCATATAACAATCTCTTTCCATATCTTCTTTAATTTTTTTTATGGGCTGACCCGTAAGATTAGCATATATCTCATTCAGCTTTTCTTTTGTCCTTTCAAGCCAATCACTATGAATCTTTATATCTGTGGCTTGCCCTTGAAGTCCTCCTGATATTGAAGGCTGATGAATGAGCACTTCACTATTTTGCAATGCAAAGCGTTTACCCTTAGTCCCTGATGCCAGCAGCAGTGAAGCGGCACTCCCCGACTGACCTATACTAATTGTAGAAACATCACATTTAATATAATTCATTGTATCCATAATGGCGAACCCATCTGTTACAGAACCACCGGGGCTATTAATATAAAAATGAATATCTTTATCACTGTCCTCAGATTCTAGAAAAAGCATTTGTGCTATAATTAAACTTGCTGATTCATTAGTTACCATGCCATTAAGCATTATAATCCTATCACTTAGTAGTCTTGAAAAAATATCATAAGAACGCTCTCCACGAGATGTGTGTTTAATTACCATTGGTACAAGATTACTCATATTAACCTCCTTATGCCATTTATGCAGCAATATTCGTAATTTTATTGAGATATGTTCTGATACTTATAACATTATTTGATTTATTACTTCCATACACCCTCCTGTACTTTCCTGGCGTCAAGCCATAAACTCTCCTAAAAGCTCTTGAAAATGATTCTTGAGAACCATACTGATATTTTAGAGCAATGTCCAAGATGGATTGATTTGTATGGATAAGTTCCTCTGAGGCTTTTTCCATGCGCCGCTTGTTTATATATCTGGCTGCAGATTGACCTACTATTTTATGGAATATCCTATGATAATAATACTTTGATAAATTGGCCTTTTGTGCAAGATCCTGAAGACTAATCTTATCATCTAGATTTTTTTCAATATACTTAAGCGAGTCATTCACCTTTGAGCGGTAATCCATATACATCCTCCTTTCAAGAAGATATATTAATTATATACTTAATTTAAAATTAGTTCTTGATAATTCTTGCTCAAATTACTCTCTCCTCGCATTTACCCAAAATAACTTTTTAAAGTATAATGATAACGTTCAATTTTCCAACGTTGTCTATACCATTTGATTTTTTCAACTGCTTATTCAAGGTTTTCTACAAGCAATTACATTTATATGTTTTGGAACATCTTTGAGGCTTGAATCTAAAGCGTCAAGCCACTTTTGACTTTCTTTATCTGATGTAGAGCGTTCACGTTTGGTAACCCGTTTTCCAAGTTCTTTTGGAACATGTGTCCATACATGTCTTAATAAAATGCCAAGAGGAATACCATCTACTGTTACTGCAAGAGTGGTATGATTTAACAACCCAAGATCATGTTCAGTGTTACCATATACACCTAATCCTTTAGTTGCAGGATGATCTTTATAATCTAATGTGGTAGTATCCTAGATTGCAAAGACAGTGTCATACTTTCTCATACGATCGATAGTTTGTTCTCTGTGGCTCATTAGGATTACCTCCGGTTTAACTCTATTGTTACTAAAGAATCTATATGTTGCCTGTGTTCCAGCATAGCTTTTACATGCCTGAGGTATTGAACTTTCAGGGTTTCCGTAGAAAGAGTTAGCTATTTTAGTTAACCTCTTATTTAGTCTATTATCCGCAAAAGGTGCATCATTAAATTCCTGTAGTACCCAATCATTAGTATGCATACAAACCTCCTAAATTATTTAGTCTTATATGCATATTAATATATTTATTTATGAATGTTCAAATGTATGTTTTGGCTCTGTATACGTTACTTACTAATTAATTCCCAAACTTATGTGCAATGTATAGCGTCTAACGTGGGGTTTTCTCATACAAAAAGATATAAGGATTAATGCCCTATATCTCTGAGCTTGTCATTATAACCTTACTGGTACATCTCTATCCTGAAGATATTTTTTTACATCTCTTATTTTTAATTCTCCATAATGAAACAATGAAGCTGCTAGAGTTGCATCTACACATGTATCCTTGAATACATTATAGAAATCCTCTAAGGATCCGCATCCTCCGGAGGCTATTACTGGAATATTTACTGATTCTACAACAGCTTTAGTCAATTCTATATCATAGCCTCTTTTAGTACCATCTGCATCCATACTTGTAAGAAGTATTTCTCCTGCTCCTAGACTTTCTACTTTTTTAACCCACTCTATCGCATCTATACCCGTATTTTTCCTTCCTCCTTCTATAAATACATCCCAACCCTGTCCTCCTGATCTTTTTTTTGCATCTATAGCAACTACCACACACTGTGAACCGAATTTATCTGCTGCCTCGTATATTAAATTTGGATTTCTTATGGCCGCCGAATTTACAGATATTTTATCTGCACCTGCTCTAAGT
This genomic interval from Clostridium kluyveri contains the following:
- a CDS encoding TetR/AcrR family transcriptional regulator, encoding MSLSEEKQQRILNAALKEFAQKGYKNASTNQIVQDADISKGLLFHYFKNKKQLFLFLYDYCIELSMKEFYKKINLDEKDFFVKLRQIQLIKLELLNKYPEILKFIEVANVEESSDVKNDLEVRNKEAMNSASSKVFENIDVSKFRENVDVKRAINVVMWTFQGFNARVLEDARLSPSRQINYEKAIAEMDIYKKMLENCFYK
- a CDS encoding arsenate reductase family protein, which produces MNIQIFGTKKCFDTKKAERYFKERKIKYQFIDLNQKGLSKGELESVKASVGLNNLINVKAKEYKTLNMDKIRSSSVREEMLLNNPRLYETPIVRNGKQATVGYDSEVWENWE
- a CDS encoding ABC transporter permease, with the protein product MKFSDCLKMAFSDLGRRKIRTVLTSFGIAIGAMLVVLMAGFGQGIQKIALDQIKQMDTMRIIQVKPEQNSSKNSQENKSEFKKIDNAVLDKFKSMKNVEEVSASIDTQIQGAFINGKEISEVNVKGSNLELPIFLNSQQNEIKSDKKKSKKYGYNPIIAGKIIKQGDEDSVLLGQGLADKAGIKDYKSIIGKDIEMRVYLPSIPGLPEKDPLIINAKVSGVVNKNYDNGKNVITASSKTAAKIQQYYTEEENYMEEKGYNNISVEVNTAEGVEGVDSSIKKMGYVTNSQVESTKTLKTMMTIIKALLTAAGIIVLLVASIGVINTMTMAVYEKTKSIGIMKAEGASRKNISRMFTVQAGSLGFIGGLFGGITALVLGIVINKVVVMYNIGGIQPGMKIIDANISVFVFTLLFTILVSVAAGMVPARRASKLNPVDSLRNE
- a CDS encoding ABC transporter permease, which gives rise to MKFKDILKVALNGLGSRKGRTFLTSLAVAIGTMLIVTLVSIGTSGENLILKEVDVSQLKQIQVMNFKYYDMYETDSGDIDMNDMFKKIGGDTVEKFKDIKNVENVQAFVNTSAENIKIENKEDNQGTKITALYNNDNYFTDEKIASVRDKNKDSSLKPIIAGRNLVKSDKEALLVSKKYLDSMGIKNYNEVLGKDALITQSRTNNSNITLQPFQIKAKIVGIIGDKFHEDEKIISSLDIASEISSYTSLQKDYIENLGYDSVIVYTKDSKNVSDITNSIKKMGYLYVSYQDMIEKIQNSFKVIKVILALLGLIVLFVASVGIVNTMTMVIYERTRFIGIMKSLGANRNNIHNIFITQSGVIGFIGGIMGIVFSSINLGIIQFALNMYMKSRDITQSVNLNMPLWLPLATLAFSIAISIISGIYPSRKASKMNPVDALNS
- a CDS encoding ABC transporter ATP-binding protein, yielding MIEIKNVSKIYNMGKEKVIALDNVNLTIKEGEFAAIVGPSGSGKSTLMHLVGGLDTPTSGSIFIDGKDISKLKDKDMSKYRNKSVGFVFQSFNLENTQTALENVMMPLIFSGIDKRKRKVKAEKALEMVGLKDKIKNKPTELSGGQRQRVSIARALVNEPRIIFADEPTGNLDSKNGQLIMNLLSDLNERGYTVIMVTHNMEEAKRARRIINIKDGKVQEVEQDEI
- a CDS encoding ABC transporter permease; its protein translation is MVINKRIKRVFFENKAQYIGSVLLILLSCVLFTGMVLVGSNLKRLTNEFEKGYVQEDASFITDKSIDSLPELELAGDAVIEEGKSIDYVLLEGITLRVFTKNDKINIPVIIEGNELNGSGEILLNPAFAAAQNYKIGDVLTIMDKQFTVAGFMALPNYIYPLKSETDLVYSPQNFGIAVVSREDFAALGKGSSFYAVKFNHPKESPRAQSAKFIEMLKSRGIGIGQWTDTSGNSRVNSATMKNDSINFMSKVVPIAVLLLTAVLLGNIIGRMIKRESVIAGALYALGYKRKELYHYYLKFPLVIAAIGGVIGTIIGLFTVRAFLLFLLGYFDIPLTRINYNPVVIITSLLLPVLFLGLSGFLVIHKELKYSPAELMKGNRKKSKVNFLERRFHLEKLKFTLKFKIREQLRSLSRLALLLGGCVVATLLLLYGFFLKSGMDYLLTSNVEGSYNFQYEYVFYNLQNGRPPAGSEPFSASKFLPMGDDNRDFYVTGVMPDSAMYTLMDESGNRLSMNQVIITRPLADRLKAKPGDTITIVRKADYQEFSLKIDSIADSYNRFIFMPLAEYNEKFGMPEESYTGLGSNKLLDIPENQPYNVVSMEEKAAAVRESMAPVVSLIFFVSAVAFLIGVLIIYVVTSMIIEENKNTISLMKIFGYRKKEVNSLILNSSTTVVILGYLIGIPLSFAAMGGLMKALENSITFSMPLMIDPLYIVVGFVVVMVSYELSKLLCRKKVNAVSMSEALKVGTE
- a CDS encoding ABC transporter ATP-binding protein; this translates as MFIDVENIKKSYTTGVVKTEVLKGIGMKLDKGEIGVILGPSGSGKSTLMNILGGIDRGDSGRVFVDGVEINNLNDDGLTDYRRRDVGFVFQFYNLIPNLTVGENIEVVSNISKSPLDTDEVLAAVGMQDKKHRFPRELSGGEQQRVSIARAIVKNPKLLLCDEPTGALDFQTSRSILKLLQEVNKKYGTTILMITHNVAIAGMSNQVFKLRSGEIVEELANEQIVPAERIEW
- a CDS encoding TetR/AcrR family transcriptional regulator is translated as MARKKDDAEFICEYKIKDHKIMTMEEEKRERVIAEAFREFNKGYHLANLDEIAKKAGISKGLIFHYFGSKRGLFLFLIKYSLDIIIMEYRKVILESSDFLENIRIVSKQKLEMFFRYPLMFGFLVKTYSDSAVKDVFPEGLPGDLPQSSPFIAVQLVRQRSNHDNMLFKDDIDSEKAQNIIMWTMHGYIDSLFRYGDDVDAYKAHSEEMLRELDEYLQILCKILYR
- a CDS encoding ATP-dependent Clp protease proteolytic subunit, translating into MSNLVPMVIKHTSRGERSYDIFSRLLSDRIIMLNGMVTNESASLIIAQMLFLESEDSDKDIHFYINSPGGSVTDGFAIMDTMNYIKCDVSTISIGQSGSAASLLLASGTKGKRFALQNSEVLIHQPSISGGLQGQATDIKIHSDWLERTKEKLNEIYANLTGQPIKKIKEDMERDCYMTAEQAKDYGLIDEILSE
- a CDS encoding helix-turn-helix transcriptional regulator, yielding MDYRSKVNDSLKYIEKNLDDKISLQDLAQKANLSKYYYHRIFHKIVGQSAARYINKRRMEKASEELIHTNQSILDIALKYQYGSQESFSRAFRRVYGLTPGKYRRVYGSNKSNNVISIRTYLNKITNIAA
- a CDS encoding IS4/Tn5 family transposase DNA-binding protein, with translation MHTNDWVLQEFNDAPFADNRLNKRLTKIANSFYGNPESSIPQACKSYAGTQATYRFFSNNRVKPEVILMSHREQTIDRMRKYDTVFAI